In Candidatus Methylomirabilota bacterium, the genomic window CAGCGTGCCCTCGACGAGGATGCGGAACTCGCCGCCGACGGTAGCGATGGCGCGCAGGGTGTCCTCGATGGCGCTCGGGCAGATGTTCTCGCCGCGCACGATGTCATGTCGTCGAACCGGCCGGACAGCCCCGGGGCAGGCGCGGGTAGGTCCGGCCGCACGGCAGGGCTCGTCGACCCACCGCGCGCGGTCCCCGGACACCAGCCGGATCATGGGCTGCGACGTCCGCTCAAGGCGAGTGTACACGGGCGTGCCCTCGGCGCCGTGCGGCACCGGGCGGAAGGCTCGGGATCGGAGACCCGCGTGTAGACCAGGCCTGCCGGAGATGCATGCCGGTGCGGTGGCGGCCCGCGCCGCTGGTCATCCACGGCACATCTCGGCCGTGCTGCCCATGTCCACGCCCAGGCCGCCGAAGGTGTCTTCGCGTAGCGCGGCGGCCAGCCCGTGAGATCGACGCGGCGCGAGTCGCGCAGCGCGGCCGCCTCGAGCGCGGCCGGTAGATCAGCCATGGATCAGGAGGTCGGCCGGGCGGCGACCAGATCGCGGATGCGGGTCACGATCGTCTCGGGCGGCGTGTCCTGCAGGAGCACCTCGGCCACGCCCATGTCGCGCAGGGCGGGGACGTCCTCGTCCGGGATCACCCCGCCGGCCACGAGCAGGATGTCGGCGGCGCCGGCGTCGCGCATCAGGTCGCGCACCCGCGGGAACAGCGTGAGGTGCGCGCCGGACAGGATGCTGATGCCGAGCACGTCCACGTCCTCCTGCACCGCGGCGGCCACCACCTCCTCGGGCGTGCGGTGCAGCCCGGTGTACACGACCTCCATGCCCGCGTCACGCAGGCAGCGCGCCACGATCTTGGCCCCGCGGTCGTGGCCGTCGAGCCCGACCTTGGCCACCAGCACCCGGATGGGACGCTCGCTCACGGCCGGCTCCGGCCCCTCACCCTGCCCTCTCCCCAGAGGGGAGAGGGGTGGGGAACGCGGCGGGAGCGCTATCGACGAAAGGGGCTGCTGCTCCCGGGCGTGACCGCGGCGCCGGTCGCCGCGCCGTCGAGCACCTCGCGCACCTTGAGCGCGAGCGCGTCCGGGGTGAACGGCTTCGAGAGGAACGCGATGCCCGCGGCCAGCACGCCGTGCCTGACGATGGCGTCATCCGTGTAGCCGGACATATACAGCACTTTCAAGTCCGGGCGCAAGGTGGCCAGGCGCTGGGACAGCTCGCGCCCGCTCATCTGCGGCATCACCACGTCGGTGAGCAGCAGGTGGATGGTGCCCGCGTGGCGGGTGCTCAGCTCGAGCGCCTCGACGCCGTGGCGCGCCTCCAGCACGGTGTAGCCGCTCATCTCGAGGATCTCGCGCACCACCGCGCGCACGCGCTGGGCGTCCTCCACGAGCAGGATCGTCTCGCCGTGCCCCGGCGCGAGCGTCGCGTCGCCGGCCGCGGCCGGCCGCGCCGGCCCGGCGGGCGGCCGCAGATCCGGCGGGATCACCACCGGCGCGGCCACGCGCGGCAGGTAGATCTGGAAGGTCGAGCCGTGGCCGGGCTCGCTCTCCACCGAGATGTGGCCGCCGCTCTGCTGCACCGTGCCGTACACGGTGGAGAGGCCGAGGCCGGTGCCCTTGCCCTGCACCTTCGTGGTGAAGAACGGCTCGAAGAGGTGCAGGCGCGTCTCCT contains:
- a CDS encoding cobalamin B12-binding domain-containing protein, yielding MSERPIRVLVAKVGLDGHDRGAKIVARCLRDAGMEVVYTGLHRTPEEVVAAAVQEDVDVLGISILSGAHLTLFPRVRDLMRDAGAADILLVAGGVIPDEDVPALRDMGVAEVLLQDTPPETIVTRIRDLVAARPTS